From Cecembia calidifontis, one genomic window encodes:
- a CDS encoding transposase, with amino-acid sequence MLKTGKRINSQRRFSEEFKRKLVDDFEKGIMTVQQMERHYGIVNSVIYHWIYKYSTYNEKNIRIIEMKDSQTNRLKELEEKVKDLERTVGQKQIMIDYLEKMIDLAKETYSIDIKKNSKTPHSGGSNPTKV; translated from the coding sequence ATGTTAAAAACAGGAAAAAGGATTAATTCTCAGCGTAGATTTTCAGAGGAATTTAAACGTAAGTTGGTTGATGATTTTGAGAAAGGAATCATGACAGTTCAGCAAATGGAGCGACATTATGGAATTGTGAACTCAGTTATTTATCATTGGATTTATAAGTATTCGACCTATAATGAAAAAAATATCAGGATAATTGAGATGAAAGACAGTCAAACCAATAGGCTCAAAGAACTCGAAGAAAAGGTCAAAGATCTCGAGCGTACCGTTGGCCAAAAACAGATCATGATTGATTATTTGGAAAAAATGATTGATTTGGCCAAAGAAACTTACTCAATCGATATTAAAAAAAACTCCAAAACCCCACACTCTGGTGGTTCCAATCCAACAAAAGTATGA
- a CDS encoding IS3 family transposase: MINHSLNELYRTVGVTKQAVQQAKKRQQAFDLEIAQLVILADELREDHPGCGVEKMYYTLKPEFMGRDQFCEIFMEMGYGIKKIKNYQKTTYAGLYSYPNLIEGMAINRPFQVIQTDITYFYLNGEFYYLVFIIDVYTRIIVGYSVNDNLRTEGNIKAMKMALSTLRYQPWGLIHHSDKGSQYSSKEYTSLLNKNNIHISMGNIAWENPYAERINGIIKNEYLKRWIIKDFSDLKRKVAKAVANYNSIRLHRGFKMKYTPMGFYKNILNLKAQERPTVIVYTEGRKNFLGASSPFEVCPREEPLAHDCPMEIFNEC; the protein is encoded by the coding sequence ATGATAAACCATTCGCTCAATGAACTTTATCGGACTGTTGGAGTAACCAAGCAGGCCGTTCAACAAGCCAAAAAAAGGCAGCAAGCATTCGATCTTGAAATTGCCCAACTGGTAATCCTGGCCGATGAGCTCAGGGAAGACCATCCAGGATGTGGGGTCGAAAAAATGTATTATACATTGAAACCCGAATTCATGGGAAGGGATCAATTCTGTGAAATTTTCATGGAAATGGGATATGGTATCAAAAAAATAAAAAACTACCAGAAAACCACTTACGCAGGCCTTTATTCTTATCCAAACCTTATCGAAGGTATGGCCATAAACAGACCTTTTCAGGTCATCCAAACCGATATCACTTACTTTTACCTCAATGGTGAATTCTATTATTTGGTCTTCATTATTGATGTTTATACCAGGATCATCGTGGGATATTCGGTCAACGACAACTTGCGCACAGAAGGTAATATCAAAGCTATGAAAATGGCCCTCAGTACTTTGAGATACCAGCCTTGGGGCCTGATCCACCACTCAGATAAAGGTTCCCAGTACAGTAGTAAAGAATACACCTCCTTGCTCAACAAAAACAATATCCATATCAGTATGGGAAATATCGCATGGGAAAACCCCTACGCAGAACGAATCAATGGAATCATAAAAAATGAATACCTCAAAAGGTGGATAATCAAAGATTTCAGCGACCTGAAAAGAAAAGTGGCGAAAGCTGTAGCCAACTACAACAGCATAAGACTACACAGGGGATTTAAAATGAAATACACCCCCATGGGATTTTATAAAAATATACTAAATTTAAAAGCCCAAGAAAGACCGACGGTGATTGTTTATACCGAAGGAAGAAAAAACTTCTTAGGGGCATCGAGCCCCTTCGAAGTTTGCCCAAGAGAAGAACCTCTGGCTCATGATTGCCCGATGGAAATATTTAATGAATGTTGA
- a CDS encoding porin family protein yields the protein MKRIFIVVLLTNLIASDFLFAQERERTPIGGRPDIKGDLFLDFGFNTLNNKPDELRTNFLPSRTFNIYYQTEIKIGEATGFTFNPGIGVGTDKMAFRNDRTLFNNPTIGPESSRLLAIRDVYGDNISISTNNVSLNYLDIPLEFRYHFRKSNYNKSMRIALGGKVGYLMNAQTKIEFTDENGLTRKIKDRQSYGVNPLRYGVYTRMGFPGFNIWGYYGLNTVFQNNRGPFNTEATQLSFGVSFALF from the coding sequence ATGAAAAGAATCTTTATTGTCGTCTTATTAACCAACCTAATCGCTTCAGATTTTCTATTTGCACAGGAAAGAGAAAGAACTCCAATAGGAGGAAGACCGGATATCAAAGGCGATCTTTTTTTGGATTTTGGTTTCAATACCTTAAATAATAAACCAGATGAACTGAGAACCAATTTTTTACCTTCCAGGACATTCAATATTTATTATCAGACAGAAATCAAAATTGGAGAAGCAACAGGTTTCACTTTTAATCCGGGAATTGGTGTAGGTACCGACAAAATGGCCTTTAGAAATGACAGGACGCTTTTCAACAACCCAACCATAGGACCTGAATCCAGCAGACTTTTAGCCATTCGGGATGTCTATGGAGACAATATTTCTATATCTACAAACAATGTTTCTTTGAATTACCTGGACATCCCTCTAGAATTCCGATACCACTTTAGAAAGAGCAATTACAATAAAAGTATGCGGATAGCACTTGGCGGAAAGGTGGGATATTTAATGAATGCCCAAACCAAAATCGAATTTACAGATGAGAACGGGCTGACCAGAAAAATAAAGGACAGACAATCCTACGGAGTAAATCCATTGAGATATGGCGTCTATACCAGAATGGGATTCCCGGGATTTAATATTTGGGGCTACTATGGTTTAAATACTGTTTTCCAAAATAACAGGGGACCTTTTAATACCGAGGCAACACAATTAAGTTTTGGGGTTTCTTTCGCACTGTTTTAA
- a CDS encoding phosphatase PAP2 family protein — translation MYLIYGATHLVKVSYFDNRFLVAMVFLTTFIIPLLSVVMMRLTKNIGSFHMHSKEERVFPFSMISLFYMITTYLFYLKFRIDPALLLALVVITISVIILTSVTFFWKISAHMTGISGLVAIIFAIALKYPSYDYLALVIGSILAAGLVGSSRLYLNAHTPGEIFGGFILGFSICFSAFYWLL, via the coding sequence TTGTATTTGATTTATGGGGCTACACATTTGGTGAAAGTGTCCTATTTTGACAACCGTTTTTTGGTGGCCATGGTTTTCCTGACCACTTTTATCATTCCTTTGCTCAGTGTGGTGATGATGCGGTTGACCAAAAATATTGGTTCGTTTCATATGCATTCCAAGGAGGAAAGGGTATTTCCGTTTTCGATGATCAGTCTTTTTTACATGATCACTACCTACCTTTTCTATTTAAAATTCCGCATAGATCCTGCGTTATTACTTGCTTTGGTGGTAATCACAATTAGCGTAATTATACTTACCAGTGTGACATTTTTTTGGAAGATCAGTGCTCACATGACTGGAATCTCGGGCTTAGTAGCGATCATATTTGCCATAGCGCTCAAATATCCTTCCTATGATTATTTAGCGTTGGTAATTGGAAGTATTCTGGCTGCCGGACTAGTGGGTTCTTCCCGACTATATTTAAATGCCCACACGCCAGGGGAAATATTTGGAGGATTCATCTTGGGATTTTCAATTTGTTTCAGTGCATTCTATTGGCTGCTGTAA
- the rpoN gene encoding RNA polymerase factor sigma-54, whose amino-acid sequence MQKLNLSQVLSQKLSPQQIQFIKLLQVPTAELEARVEEELEINPALEEGREEEKAESDEMDYEDSYEDDLGYDDKDINLDDYLNDDYGGYKMQGDGNYSPDEEDREIPISSGVSLQDQLLTQLGFLKLDERQKIIGRQLIGSIESDGYIRRDLEAIINDLAFSQNIETDIDEVEEILRKIQSFDPSGIAARNLQECLLIQLERKEHPDDPTVQNAIRIINECFDEFTKKHYPKIQKKLDIGDEEIKEAVNLITRLNPKPGGISDGLVKTQYIIPDFILTNTDGKLEITLNSKNAPELRVSRSYSEMFDAYEKSDKKDKKLKETVTFVKQKLDAAKWFIDAIKQRQQTLLKTMQAILDYQYEFFLEGDETKLKPMILKDIAEKIDMDISTVSRVANSKSIQTEFGIFPLKYFFSEGITTESGEDVSNKEVKSVLQSMVDQENKKKPLSDDKLVKMLNDKGYNIARRTVAKYREQLQIPVARLRKEL is encoded by the coding sequence ATGCAGAAACTAAATTTAAGTCAGGTATTATCCCAAAAACTGTCTCCCCAACAAATTCAGTTTATCAAGCTCCTTCAGGTGCCTACGGCAGAACTGGAAGCAAGGGTAGAGGAGGAGTTGGAGATTAATCCGGCTCTTGAAGAAGGCAGGGAAGAGGAAAAGGCTGAGAGTGATGAAATGGATTATGAGGATAGTTATGAGGATGATTTAGGATATGACGATAAAGACATCAATTTAGATGATTATCTGAACGATGATTACGGTGGGTATAAAATGCAGGGAGATGGTAATTATTCGCCTGATGAGGAAGACAGGGAAATACCCATTTCAAGCGGGGTTTCTTTACAGGACCAGCTCCTTACCCAGCTCGGTTTTTTGAAACTTGATGAAAGACAAAAGATAATCGGCCGACAGCTCATTGGTAGCATTGAAAGTGACGGGTATATCCGTAGGGATCTGGAAGCCATTATCAATGATCTTGCTTTCAGCCAGAATATTGAAACTGATATCGATGAGGTCGAAGAGATTTTAAGAAAAATCCAGAGTTTTGACCCCAGCGGCATAGCTGCCAGAAATCTTCAGGAATGTTTATTGATCCAATTGGAGAGAAAGGAGCATCCGGATGATCCGACTGTGCAGAATGCCATTCGGATTATCAATGAGTGTTTCGATGAATTCACGAAAAAACATTATCCCAAAATCCAAAAAAAGCTGGATATAGGAGATGAGGAGATCAAAGAAGCTGTCAATTTAATTACCAGGTTAAACCCTAAGCCGGGAGGTATTTCAGACGGATTGGTTAAAACCCAATACATTATACCGGATTTTATTCTGACTAATACAGATGGGAAACTGGAAATCACCCTCAATTCCAAAAATGCCCCGGAATTAAGGGTGAGCAGGTCTTACTCGGAAATGTTTGACGCATATGAAAAAAGTGACAAAAAAGACAAAAAACTCAAAGAAACGGTCACTTTTGTTAAGCAGAAACTGGATGCTGCCAAGTGGTTTATTGATGCCATCAAGCAAAGACAGCAGACTTTGTTGAAAACCATGCAGGCCATTTTGGATTACCAATATGAGTTTTTTTTGGAAGGAGACGAAACCAAGCTTAAACCAATGATCCTCAAAGATATTGCAGAAAAAATTGATATGGATATTTCAACGGTTTCCAGGGTGGCCAATAGTAAATCAATCCAGACCGAGTTTGGGATATTTCCCTTGAAATACTTCTTTTCAGAGGGTATTACTACTGAATCAGGTGAGGACGTCAGCAACAAAGAGGTCAAAAGTGTGTTACAGTCTATGGTGGATCAGGAAAATAAGAAAAAGCCTTTATCTGATGATAAATTGGTTAAAATGCTTAATGACAAAGGGTATAATATTGCCAGAAGGACAGTCGCCAAATATAGGGAGCAGTTGCAGATTCCTGTCGCCAGACTTAGAAAAGAACTATAA
- the asnS gene encoding asparagine--tRNA ligase, protein MAFNKRIKIKELLEKDYTGQKVTVMGWVRTKRNNKNVAFISLNDGSSITNYQIVADPNEIAEEILKRATTGACLKIHGTIVASQGSGQQTELNAQQIEILGDADPEKYPLQPKKHSLEFLREIAHLRIRTNTFGAVFRVRHALAYAVHKYFNDKGFFYIHTPIITASDAEGAGETFKVTTLDLKNPPLTEEGKIDFKQDFFERETNLTVSGQLEGELAAMGLAEIYTFGPTFRAENSNTTRHLAEFWMIEPEMAFYDAEDNQNLAEDFLKYVISYALENCKEDLEFLDKRAAEEDNAKKADQRSEMGLLERLKFVVENEFQRLTYTEAIDILRNSNHNKKKKFQYLVENWGVDLQSEHERYLVEKHFKKPVILTDYPKEIKAFYMRQNEDGKTVAAMDILFPGIGEIVGGSQREERLELLTTRMEEMGIPTEEMWWYLDTRRFGSTPHAGFGLGFERMVQFVTGMGNIRDVIAFPRTPGHAEF, encoded by the coding sequence ATGGCCTTCAACAAAAGAATTAAAATAAAAGAACTCCTGGAAAAGGATTACACCGGCCAAAAGGTTACGGTTATGGGTTGGGTGCGCACCAAAAGAAACAACAAAAATGTGGCTTTCATTTCGCTCAACGATGGTTCATCCATCACTAACTATCAAATTGTAGCTGACCCTAATGAAATAGCTGAAGAAATTTTAAAAAGAGCCACAACAGGTGCATGCCTTAAAATACATGGAACTATTGTAGCCTCTCAAGGTTCAGGTCAGCAAACTGAATTGAATGCCCAGCAAATAGAAATCTTGGGAGATGCCGATCCTGAGAAATACCCTCTTCAGCCTAAGAAGCATTCCCTTGAGTTCCTTAGGGAAATCGCACACCTTAGAATCCGTACCAATACCTTTGGCGCAGTTTTCAGGGTTAGACATGCTTTGGCTTATGCTGTGCACAAATACTTTAATGATAAAGGATTCTTTTATATCCACACACCTATCATTACAGCCTCCGATGCAGAAGGAGCTGGAGAGACCTTTAAGGTAACCACTTTGGACCTGAAAAATCCTCCTCTTACCGAGGAAGGAAAAATTGACTTCAAGCAGGATTTCTTCGAAAGAGAAACCAATCTCACTGTTTCCGGTCAGTTGGAAGGGGAATTGGCTGCCATGGGTTTAGCTGAAATTTATACTTTCGGTCCCACATTCAGGGCGGAGAATTCTAACACCACCAGGCACTTGGCAGAATTCTGGATGATAGAACCCGAAATGGCCTTTTATGATGCAGAAGACAACCAAAACCTAGCCGAGGATTTCCTCAAATATGTAATTTCCTATGCCTTGGAAAACTGCAAGGAAGACCTGGAGTTCTTAGATAAAAGAGCTGCAGAAGAAGATAATGCAAAAAAGGCCGACCAAAGAAGTGAAATGGGGCTGTTGGAAAGGTTGAAATTTGTGGTCGAAAACGAATTCCAAAGATTGACCTATACAGAAGCTATTGACATCCTTAGGAACTCAAATCACAACAAAAAGAAGAAGTTCCAGTATTTGGTCGAAAACTGGGGAGTTGATCTTCAGTCAGAACATGAAAGGTATCTGGTAGAGAAACACTTCAAAAAACCGGTAATCCTAACAGATTATCCGAAAGAGATCAAAGCCTTCTACATGAGGCAGAACGAAGACGGCAAAACCGTTGCGGCCATGGATATTTTATTCCCTGGCATTGGAGAAATCGTGGGAGGATCTCAAAGAGAAGAAAGGCTGGAGTTATTAACTACAAGAATGGAGGAGATGGGCATCCCTACAGAAGAAATGTGGTGGTATCTGGATACCAGAAGATTCGGAAGCACGCCACATGCAGGATTTGGACTTGGATTTGAAAGAATGGTACAGTTCGTGACCGGTATGGGCAACATCAGAGATGTAATTGCTTTCCCAAGGACTCCTGGACATGCGGAGTTTTAA